Part of the Desulfolutivibrio sulfoxidireducens genome is shown below.
CCTTGGCCCCGCCGGACACGGCCACGAAGGGCCGGGCCGGATTCTCCATGGTCTGCCCGAGGTATTCCCATTCCTTTTTGAGCAGAAATCCCGCGCAACTGGCCTTGGAATAGGTGACGAAGCCGACCATGGAGGCATGGGGCCTATGCGCCGTGCCGAAGGCGTCGTTGACGAAGATGTCCCCGTAGGCCGCGATGGCCTTGGCGAATTCCGGGTCGTTTTTCTCCTCGCCGGGATGAAAACGCAGGTTTTCGAGCATCAGGATGTCCCCGGGCCTGAGGGCCGCCACCATCTTTTCGACCTCCGGCCCCAGGCAGTCCGGGGCCATGGCCACGGGACGCCCGAGAAGCTCGGAAAGCCTTTTGGCCGCCGGGGCCAGGGAATATTTGGAGTCCGGCACGCCTTTGGCCTTGCCCAGATGCGAGCACATGACCAGGCAGGCGCCCTTGGACAGGCAGTATTCCACTGTGGGCAGGCTGGCCCGGATGCGCAGGTCATCGGTGATGCGTTCGCCGTCCAGGGGGATGTTGTAGTCCACGCGAAGCAGGATACGCTTTCCGGAGATGTCCATTTGGTCGAGGAACTTCAGGCTCATGGGTACTCCTTGCCGGTCTTTTCGCTGATTTCGGTCGTTTTCTCGCCGCATGCCCGCCACAAAAGCAGGGCGTCCTCCCTGTTGTCCGGGTAATAGGCCGTACGCCGCCCCCGGCAGGTGAACCCGAAACGGGCGTACAGGGCCAGGGCCGGGGCATTGGAGGCCCGAACCTCCAGATACGCATCGGTCATGCCCGTTTCATGGGCAAGTTGCAAGACGTGTCCCAGAAGACGGCTGGCCAGTCCCCGGCGGCGAAACCGGGGCCGCACCGCCAGGTTGAGGACCTCCATCTCCCCCGCCGCCAGGGACAAGGAAAGATAGGCGGCCAGTTCGCCCTCCCACGCTATGCCGTAGCAGGCGAAATGCTCCCGCCCCAGGCTGTCCCGAAACTGCCCTTCGGTCCATGGATGGGGAAAGCTTTCCCTCTCGAAGGCCGCCAGACGACCGGCGTCGTCCGGCCCCAGGCGCACCAAGGCCCCCATGTGGCGTTCGCCGCGTTCCGGTGGTCTTGAATCGAACATACCCATTTTCGATGGCTGCGTTTCTTTCATAATGTCAGGAGGCGCTTGCAAAAAAGAAACGTCCCTCCCACGGACGGATATTTCGAAGCAACCGGCGATACCTTTCGCGGGATCGCCTGGCGGGATCGCCAAAGGGCGGAGCCCGTTGGCCGCCGTGGGCATCCTCCGTGGTCTCTTTTCGCACGTCCCGTGTGGGCTGGGAACGCGACACGGGCCTCCCCGGCCATGCCCTCCGGCCGGGACATTTTCATTTTCCCCGAAACATGGCATATTGGCGCATCGGCACCCTACAGCCGGCACCCCATGAAACGCCCCCCCCGCAAAATCACCCTTCCCGAACTCGTGGAATACCTGGACGCCCGGGACCGTCCGCTCGGGATCATGCCCCTTTCCGAGGTCCATCGCCAATCGCTTTTCCATCGTTCCGTGCTGATTTTGGTCTACAATCCCCAGGGCAAGGTCTATCTGCAAAAACGGGCCGCATCGAAGGCGGTGTACCCCGGCCGATACGACGTTTCCGCGTCGGGGCACGTGAAGGCCGGGGAATCCCGTCTGGAGGCCGCCATCCGGGAACTCGACGAGGAACTGGGGATCGCCGCCGACACGTTGCGCGTCGTGGAAAACGCCCCGGCCTCGCCCATGACCGGCTACGAATTCGTGACCCTGTACACCGCCGGAAAAACCAGGGCCGCGCCGCGTCCCAATCCCGAGGAGGTCTCGGACGGCCTGTTCGTGGACCATGCCGAACTGGCCTACATGGCGGACCGCTTCCGGGAGCTTCTGACCCCGGGACTGGTGCATTTCTTCGAGCGAAACGCCATCTTCCCTCCGGCCCGGTAGGCCCGCGCCGCCGCCTCTTCCCGGCCAAGGCCGGCCAGGGCCGGCCGGGTCCGGCCGGGTCCGGCCGGCCGCTGATCACCCCCTGACGAAGAAAACCCCGGCGACCACAAGGGCCGCCCCGATGGCCCGTTGCAGGTCCAGGGGCCGCGCGGGATAGCCAAGGACCCCGAAGTGGTCCAGGGCCAGGGAGGCCGCGATCTGCCCGGCCACGATCACCGACATCATCACCCCGGCCCCGAGCTTTGGCACCAGAATCACCGAGGCGGCCACGAAAAAGGCCCCAAACGCCCCGCCGGTCCAATACCACCAGGGCGAGGAGGAAACTATCTCCCCAAGCGGCAGGGAAATGCGGAATACGAGCAGGTAGGCGGCCAGAACCACCGTTCCCACGGCAAAGGATATGAATGCGGCGGCCTCGGCCCCGCCCACGGCCTTTCCCAGCAGGGAGTTGACGCCGGCCTGCACCGGAATCAGGATGCCGGCGGTCAGGGCCATGAGCAGAAACGGCCACTTCATGATGGATCCTTCACCTTTTCGCGTCTGTCGATCATTGCGAGGAAGGCCGTGGCCCTAGTCGTAGATCTTGTCCACCACGGTCTTGCCCACCGGGGCCAGGGCCAACATGGCCAGTTTCAGGTGCTGGAACCCGAAGGGGATGCCGATGATGGTCACGAAATTGAGGGCCGCGGCCAGGATGTGCCCGATGGCCAGCCACAGCCCGGCCAAAACGAACCAGATGATGTTGCCCACCAGGCCAAGCCCGCCCGTGCCCATATCCTCGCGGCCGGTGACCAGTTCCCTGTTCACCACCTCCTTGCCGAAGGGCCAGAGGGACAGGTTGCCGATGACGAAGCAGGAGCGGGCCCAGGGGATGCCGATGATGGTCACGAACATGACGATGCCCGCCAGATACCAGCCCACGGCCATCCAGAATCCTCCAAGCACCAGCCACAGGACGTTCAAGAGAAAATTCACCGGGGCCATCTTGCCTCCCTTCAGGACACAGGGTTTGGGGACATGCGGTCCAAAAGCGTGGACAGGGCCGCAAGGTGGCCCTTTTCCTCTCCAGCCAGACGCACCAGGGCCTCGCGGCTCTCCGGGGACTCCATCAGCCTGGCCCCCCGGGAGTACAGGTCCAGGGCCTGGGCCTCGACGGCCATGGCCAGTTCCAGTACCTCGACGGGGTTCGATGGCCCGCCGCCGCGTCCGGCCAGATAGATTTCACCCGGCAGCCCGCCCTCCAGAACCATCTCCTGGGCCGCCTCCGACTCCTCGGCGTCACGTTCGATCTGGTCCGGGACAGCCGCCCCGCTTTTGCGCCACAGGGCCAGGACCATGTGTTTGTGCTTGTCCTCGAATCCGGCCAGTCTTCGAAAGGTTTCGGACACCTCCGGATCGACGGCGATCCCGGCCTGCACCTCGTAGAATCGGCCGAGCCGCTTCTCCATGGCGTAGGCCAGGCGGAAGACCCCTTCGGGATCAAGCTCGGGCGGTACCAGGAAAAGCCCCTGGTCGACCGGGCCGATGGCCCCGGCCCCCGGCCAGGCGACAATCCCCCCGGCCATGTTCACGACCGGGGAAAAACCCTGTCCGGCCAGGATCATGGCGGCGGAAAAACTGCGGCGACCGGTGCGGCAGTATGTGACCGTGGGCTTTTTCCGGTCGATCTCGTGAAGCCTGTCGGGCAATTCCCCAAGCGGCACGAGCATCGCCCCCGGGAGATGAAACTCCCGGTATTCCCAGTCCTGGCGCACGTCCAGCAGGTTGACCGCATCCGGGGACAATCCGGCCAGAAACCTCCGGACTTCCCTTGCGCTACGCACCAGAGGACCAGTGGCGCTCCCATCGTGTTCGGACATGGTTCCCCCATGATTGTCGTCGTCAATGCTCTTCGCGTCATGGCCTGACATGCGCGCGGGGCACGATGATGTCAAGACATGGACGATGCCGCGTCTTTTCCGTCGAACGCACGAGAGGCCAGGGTGGCGGCGAAGGTCCGGGGGAGCAGATCGAGAAGGGCCTCGAAGGCCGGCCGGTCTTCCAGAAAAAAACGCTGGTTCACCTCGAGTTCTATGCCCAGGTAGCCGTACGGAAAACGCCTGCGCAGCGCGGTGACGTGCCCGTCCGAGACGCCTCTGTAGGGCGCGTTGCGGCGCACCCGCAGGTCGGGCCGGGCCGCCTCGATCCCCCGCTTCCAGGCCTGACACAGCCGCCTCTCCCCTTCCCGGCCCGGATCGTACAAAAGCCCGATATCCATGGTCCGGACCTGGCCTTTGAACACCGGCACGAAGCTGTGGGAGGACAGGTGGACCACGGTATGCCCCGCCGCGCGGACCGCACTCACGGCGGCCAGGGTCTCCCGGCGCAGGGGCTGGTAGTGGCGCGCGAGGATGTCGTGGCGAACGCCCTTTTGAAGCTGTTTGGTCACCCGGGAAAAAAGTTTCTTGTGTCCCGGGGAGCGGTTCCCGTCCACCACCTGCCGGGTCACCGTGCTGAAAAAAAGGGGCGCGGCGAATGCGGCGGCAAAGGCCCGGGCCATCTCCAGGGCTCCGGCGTCGTAGCCCAGGTGCCCCTTGAGACGTCCGGCCTCGGACTCGAAGAGATGGGCCAGATCCGCCGGGACCTCGTTGCCGCCGTGCTCGCAGGTGACCACCACAACCACCCCGCCAGCTGACGTTCCCGTCGCGACGCGCGGCGGTTCGGATTCATTCATGAAAGACCTCGCCCGCCTCCAGGCAGGCGGCCAGCCGGCGGTAGACGGACATGAGACGGTCCCGGGAGACGTCCCCGCCCAGGGCGGCCAGGATGCGCCGGGAGAGGCACCCCCGTTCCAGGATGGACGCCAGGGGCGCGTCCCAGGCCGGATCGTGGTCCGGCAGGGGGAGGCACCGCTCGCACAGTTCTTTCCATATCTCGCCGGCCGGACGCGGCCGGCCCGAAATCCCCAGGGCCGCGAGATAGTCCGCATCCTCGATGCGGGCCGCATCGGCGTCCCGGATGACCGAAGCCAGGATCGACGCCAGTCGGGCCGTGTCCATGGCCCGAAAGCGCTCCATATCCCCGAGACGGCCCTCCGCCAGGGCCATGAGCGCCGCCCGGACCAGGCCGGCCACGGCCACGTCCGCCGCCGGGCATTCCTGGGTGTCCAGAACCCGGATCTCGATGGCCCCCCGGTCGAAGCGGGCGATGGCCCCCCGGGCATTCAGGAACTCGTCGCGCAGCACGCCCTCGGGATCAAGGGGGGCCATGTCCCGATACATGGGCCCCAGGATGTCCCGGCGATAGGTGGCCTCGTCAAAGACCGGCTCGGGCACGATCCGGCCGGCCACGGACGGGACCCGGGCGGAGTTTTTCCCGTAAAAGCTCATCCGGCTGTCGAGGCATCCGGTGATCCGGCCGTCGAGGACGGGCGTCGAGGCGGCCAGGGCGGGCATGATGGGCAAGAGCAGGCGGATGGCGGCGTGCAGCCGGCCGAATTCCTCGTCGCCGTGAAAAGGCAGGTTGACGTGCATGCTTTGCAGATTGGACCAGCCGTGCCCCCGGCAGCCGAAGATACGGTCGAAGGCGGCGTAGACCGGGCCGTATTCGTGGGGCCACAGCACCGTTTCCCGGCCCGGGTCCATGAAGGGATGCGCGCCCGTGGGCAGAAGCCTGGCCCGGTGCGGGGCCAAAAGGGCGTTTATGCGCCGGACGTGGTCCTGGAAGGCCCCGGCCGTCCCGGCCAGACGGGACGTCGGCCCGGAGGTTTTCAGTTCGATGACGTGGGACACCAGTTCATTGGACCAGGAGATGTCGGGATGTTCCATGTCCGAGACCACCGCGCCCGAGGCGTCGCGCAGGACGAGATCGGCGCGCGGCAAAACCCGCAGGGTCGCCGCGTCCACGATCATGTATTCGATCTCCAGGCCCGCGACCTGGAACAGATGGAAGGGACCGCCGCTCACGGGACCATGCTCCCGGCCTTTCGGGCCTCGATGCGCCGGAGAAAAACCTCCATGATCTTCAGGTACAGCTCGTCCTGGAGCACCTCGTCCTCGTATCCCGAATCGATATTGGGGTTGTCGTTGACCTCGATGACGTAGACTTTCTTGCCGATCTGCTTGAGGTCCACGCCGTACAGGCCGTCGCCGATGAGGTTGGCGGCCTTTAAGGCCATGCGCACCACGGTTTTCGGGGCCTTGGTCACGGGCATGGTCTCCACCTTGCCGTAGACCTCGCGGCCGGAACCGTCCTTGCGCAGGATCTGCCAGTGCTTGGCGGCCATGTGGTACTTGCAGGCGAAAAGGGGGCGGCGATCCAGGATGCCAATGCGCCAGTCGAAATTGGAGGGCACGTATTCCTGGGCAATGACCAGTTCGGACTTGGCCAGCAGCCGTTTGGTCTCCCTCAGGAGCTTTTCCTTGTCCCTGGCCAGGACCACGCCCTGGGAAAAGGCGCTGTCCGGCTGCTTGAGCACGCAGGGCAGGGAGAATTCGGAGAGGACCTGGTCGATGTTTTTGCTGTGCACAATGAGGGTCTTGGGCACGGGAACCCGGTAACGGGTCATGAGTTCGGCCAGATAGACCTTGTTCGAGCAGCGAAGGATCGATTCCGGGTCGTCGATGACCACCAGTCCCTCGGCCAGGGCCTTTCGGGCCAGGCGGTAGGTGTGGTGGTCCACGCTGGTGGTTTCGCGGATGAACAGGGCGTCGAATTCGGAGAGGCGGTTGGAGTCGTCGCGGGTGATCAGTTCCGTGCCAAGGCCCACGGTCTCGGCGGCCTTGACGAACTTTTTGAGGGCTTTCTGGTCCGATGGAGGGTGCTTTTCCGCCGGATCGTACAGGATGGCCAGATCGTAGCGGTTGACCGGACGCTTGGGGATGACCAGCTTTTTGCCGGCGAAGAATTCCGAGGCCACGGACTGGGCGAAGTCCCGGTCCGTAACGGGGATGTCCTTGACGCTTATGGGCGAGATGTTTTGCAGGTTCCAAAAGGCCGAGCAGCCGAAATCGGCGCGCAGAAGCGGGGCCGGAAAGGACTTGAAAAGCCGCGAGGCCACGGGCTCGAACATCTTGTCCGGGGTTTTCCCGAAATAGATGTTCACGCTGATCTTGCGGGGCTCCTGGTCCGCCAACTGCCTGCCGATGACCTCCTCCAGCTCGTCCGAGACCAGGCGGATAATGGCCTGGGACTTCATATCCTGGATGGTCACCATGCCCGGCACGGGCTTGTGCCCCCGGGCCTCGGCCAGAAGCGAGACGTAGTAGCCGATGCTCTGGTAGCGGTAGGACCGGCACAGGTTGAATATCTTGACGCCCTTG
Proteins encoded:
- the rimI gene encoding ribosomal protein S18-alanine N-acetyltransferase, whose translation is MFDSRPPERGERHMGALVRLGPDDAGRLAAFERESFPHPWTEGQFRDSLGREHFACYGIAWEGELAAYLSLSLAAGEMEVLNLAVRPRFRRRGLASRLLGHVLQLAHETGMTDAYLEVRASNAPALALYARFGFTCRGRRTAYYPDNREDALLLWRACGEKTTEISEKTGKEYP
- a CDS encoding NUDIX hydrolase, with the protein product MKRPPRKITLPELVEYLDARDRPLGIMPLSEVHRQSLFHRSVLILVYNPQGKVYLQKRAASKAVYPGRYDVSASGHVKAGESRLEAAIRELDEELGIAADTLRVVENAPASPMTGYEFVTLYTAGKTRAAPRPNPEEVSDGLFVDHAELAYMADRFRELLTPGLVHFFERNAIFPPAR
- a CDS encoding DMT family transporter produces the protein MKWPFLLMALTAGILIPVQAGVNSLLGKAVGGAEAAAFISFAVGTVVLAAYLLVFRISLPLGEIVSSSPWWYWTGGAFGAFFVAASVILVPKLGAGVMMSVIVAGQIAASLALDHFGVLGYPARPLDLQRAIGAALVVAGVFFVRG
- a CDS encoding YccF domain-containing protein, encoding MAPVNFLLNVLWLVLGGFWMAVGWYLAGIVMFVTIIGIPWARSCFVIGNLSLWPFGKEVVNRELVTGREDMGTGGLGLVGNIIWFVLAGLWLAIGHILAAALNFVTIIGIPFGFQHLKLAMLALAPVGKTVVDKIYD
- a CDS encoding rhodanese-like domain-containing protein, producing the protein MSEHDGSATGPLVRSAREVRRFLAGLSPDAVNLLDVRQDWEYREFHLPGAMLVPLGELPDRLHEIDRKKPTVTYCRTGRRSFSAAMILAGQGFSPVVNMAGGIVAWPGAGAIGPVDQGLFLVPPELDPEGVFRLAYAMEKRLGRFYEVQAGIAVDPEVSETFRRLAGFEDKHKHMVLALWRKSGAAVPDQIERDAEESEAAQEMVLEGGLPGEIYLAGRGGGPSNPVEVLELAMAVEAQALDLYSRGARLMESPESREALVRLAGEEKGHLAALSTLLDRMSPNPVS
- a CDS encoding N-formylglutamate amidohydrolase — encoded protein: MNESEPPRVATGTSAGGVVVVVTCEHGGNEVPADLAHLFESEAGRLKGHLGYDAGALEMARAFAAAFAAPLFFSTVTRQVVDGNRSPGHKKLFSRVTKQLQKGVRHDILARHYQPLRRETLAAVSAVRAAGHTVVHLSSHSFVPVFKGQVRTMDIGLLYDPGREGERRLCQAWKRGIEAARPDLRVRRNAPYRGVSDGHVTALRRRFPYGYLGIELEVNQRFFLEDRPAFEALLDLLPRTFAATLASRAFDGKDAASSMS
- a CDS encoding carboxylate-amine ligase — encoded protein: MSGGPFHLFQVAGLEIEYMIVDAATLRVLPRADLVLRDASGAVVSDMEHPDISWSNELVSHVIELKTSGPTSRLAGTAGAFQDHVRRINALLAPHRARLLPTGAHPFMDPGRETVLWPHEYGPVYAAFDRIFGCRGHGWSNLQSMHVNLPFHGDEEFGRLHAAIRLLLPIMPALAASTPVLDGRITGCLDSRMSFYGKNSARVPSVAGRIVPEPVFDEATYRRDILGPMYRDMAPLDPEGVLRDEFLNARGAIARFDRGAIEIRVLDTQECPAADVAVAGLVRAALMALAEGRLGDMERFRAMDTARLASILASVIRDADAARIEDADYLAALGISGRPRPAGEIWKELCERCLPLPDHDPAWDAPLASILERGCLSRRILAALGGDVSRDRLMSVYRRLAACLEAGEVFHE
- a CDS encoding RimK family protein; this encodes MSVLVVIENPEECSLVFSGVEPVAARSYLTDDSFPALKGVKIFNLCRSYRYQSIGYYVSLLAEARGHKPVPGMVTIQDMKSQAIIRLVSDELEEVIGRQLADQEPRKISVNIYFGKTPDKMFEPVASRLFKSFPAPLLRADFGCSAFWNLQNISPISVKDIPVTDRDFAQSVASEFFAGKKLVIPKRPVNRYDLAILYDPAEKHPPSDQKALKKFVKAAETVGLGTELITRDDSNRLSEFDALFIRETTSVDHHTYRLARKALAEGLVVIDDPESILRCSNKVYLAELMTRYRVPVPKTLIVHSKNIDQVLSEFSLPCVLKQPDSAFSQGVVLARDKEKLLRETKRLLAKSELVIAQEYVPSNFDWRIGILDRRPLFACKYHMAAKHWQILRKDGSGREVYGKVETMPVTKAPKTVVRMALKAANLIGDGLYGVDLKQIGKKVYVIEVNDNPNIDSGYEDEVLQDELYLKIMEVFLRRIEARKAGSMVP